One region of Juglans regia cultivar Chandler chromosome 4, Walnut 2.0, whole genome shotgun sequence genomic DNA includes:
- the LOC108995100 gene encoding abscisic acid receptor PYL4-like — MLSNPPKSSLLLHRINTTTTSTAAAQFQKSDFHKRYSPLKCANPVPDSVARYHTQAAGPNQCFSVVVQEIAAPVSTVWSVVRRFDNPQAYKHFVKSCNLIGGDGDVGTVREVQVVSGLPAARSTERLEILDEERHVISFSVVGGDHRLANYRSVTTLHSSPAGNGTVVLESYVVDIPPGNTKEDTCDFVDTIVRCNLHSLAQIAENLTRRNKS; from the coding sequence atgcttTCGAATCCTCCCAAATCGTCTCTCCTACTCCACAGAATCAACACAACAACAACCTCCACTGCCGCCGCGCAGTTTCAGAAGAGCGACTTCCACAAGCGGTACTCCCCTCTAAAGTGCGCCAACCCCGTGCCCGACAGCGTGGCGCGCTACCACACCCAAGCTGCTGGGCCGAACCAGTGTTTCTCCGTCGTGGTGCAGGAGATCGCCGCTCCAGTATCCACCGTGTGGTCCGTGGTCCGCCGCTTCGACAATCCGCAGGCCTACAAGCACTTCGTCAAGAGCTGCAACCTCATCGGAGGAGACGGCGACGTCGGCACAGTCCGCGAAGTCCAAGTTGTCTCGGGCCTCCCCGCCGCGCGTAGTACCGAGCGTCTAGAGATCCTCGACGAGGAGCGCCACGTCATCAGCTTCAGCGTAGTTGGCGGTGACCACCGCCTCGCCAACTACAGGTCAGTAACCACCCTCCACTCGTCACCCGCAGGTAACGGCACCGTCGTGCTCGAGTCTTACGTGGTGGACATCCCGCCTGGAAACACTAAGGAGGACACCTGCGACTTCGTGGACACAATCGTTCGCTGCAACCTCCATTCGCTGGCTCAGATCGCCGAGAACTTGACCAGACGCAACAAGTCCTAG